A genomic stretch from Etheostoma cragini isolate CJK2018 chromosome 8, CSU_Ecrag_1.0, whole genome shotgun sequence includes:
- the dgkzb gene encoding diacylglycerol kinase zeta, giving the protein MVHRALHLRKHLPVTNAGVTTATGVTTATGTSLKSSKKKKRTSLICNKSSKKGSEVQDGRWKPFLVKPLPSQLMKPLLVFVNPKSGGNQGAKIIQSFMWYLNPRQVFDLTKGGPKEG; this is encoded by the exons ATGGTGCATCGAGCGCTCCACCTACGTAAACACCTTCCCGTAACCAACGCCGGCGTCACCACGGCGACCGGCGTCACCACGGCGACCGGC ACGTCTCTGAAGTCGAGTAAGAAGAAGAAACGGACGTCGCTGATATGCAACAAGTCGAGCAAGAAGGGATCAGAG GTCCAAGATGGCCGCTGGAAGCCCTTCCTGGTGAAGCCCCTCCCCTCTCAGCTCATGAAGCCGCTGCTGGTGTTCGTGAACCCGAAGAGCGGAGGAAACCAG GGAGCCAAGATCATCCAGTCCTTCATGTGGTACCTTAACCCTCGGCAGGTTTTTGACCTGACGAAAGGTGGACCCAAAGAGGGGTAA